The Anaeromyxobacter diazotrophicus genome contains the following window.
TGGGCGGTGGGCGGGGTGTCGAGCACGATGAGGTCGTAGTCGCGCTCCGTGGCGAGCTCGTACAGCTTCTCCATGGCCATGTACTCCTGCGAGCCGGCCAGGGCGCTCGAGAGCTGCTGGTAGAGGCGGTTCCGGTAGATCCGCTCGCGCCGCGCGGGGTCGGGCGCGTGCCGCGCCACGAGGTCGTCCCAGGTGCGCTTCACGTCGAGCATCATGGCGAAGAGCTGGCCGCGCGCGTGCAGCCCCGCCTCGGCCAGCCGCGCCTCGGGGACGCGGCTCTCGACGTTGCCGAGCGCCTCGAGCCCGAGCGCGTTGGCGAGCCGGCGCGCCGGGTCGATGGTGCAGACGAGGACCTTGCCGCCGGCGAGCGCGCGCCCGAGCCCGAGCGCGGCCGCGAGCGTGGTCTTCCCCACGCCGCCGGGGCCGACGCACACCGCGATGCGCTTCGCCTGGAGCGCGGCGGAGAGCTCGCCCATCTAGCGCCTCCCGGCGGGTGGCGGGGAGGCCCCGGCCAGCGCCGGCTCGAGGGCGGCGGCCACCGCCTCGACCGCGCCCAGGTCCCACCGCTCGCGGGCGAGCAGCGGCACGAGCACGGCCGGGAGGTCGATCGCGGCCCGGGCGCGCGCCAGGTAGCGGCCGGCCTGCTCGGCGCGGAGCGCCTGCAGGCGCGCGGCCGCCGCGGCGGGGCCGAGCGGCGGCGCGGCCGCCACCAGGTCCGAGAGGACGGAGGTCTCGCCGGGCGTGAAGCGCGCCTCCGGCATGGCGTTCACGAACAGCGCCCCGCGCGCGACGCCGAGGACGGTCCGCACCGCCGCCTCGAGCTCGATGGCCTCGTTGACCGGCATCTCCTCCGGCAAGGTCACGATCTGCAGGGAGGTCTTGCGGGGATCGACGAGCAGGGCGTGCATCCACTCGGCGTCGCGGCGGAGCGGCCCGGGGGGCACCGTCTCGAGGAGCGCGCCGGGGACGCGGAGGAGCTGCACCGCGTGCCCGGTGGCGGGGGCGTCGAGCACGACCAGGTCCCAGCGCGGCCGGCCGTGCTCCTCGGTCCGGACCTCGTGCAGCACCTTGCCCAGCATGACGAGCTCGGAGAGCGACGGGACGGCGCGCAGGAAGTAGCGCACCACCCGGTTCTCGAAGACCGCGTCGTAGAGGGTCTTGAAGCGCAGGGTCATGAGGCCGTACTCGCGCATGGCCTCGGCCGGCGTCACGTTGGCCGTGAACAGGTTCGGGAGCGCCTGGCGCGTCTCGAAGCCGGCCGGGGGCGCGCCGAGCAGCGGCGCCACGCGCTCCTGCGCGTTGACCTCGCAGACCAGCACGCGGCGGCCGCGCCGGGCGGCGAGGAGCGCCAGGGCCGTCGCGATCGTCGACTTGCCGACCCCGCCTTTGCCCGTGACGACGAGCAGGCGGCGGTCGAGGAGGGCGAGCCCTGGCACGGCGCTTGACAAGCTAGCGACCGGAAGGTGAGAAGTCCACCCATGATCCTCGACGAGCTGCTCAGGAACCCGGCGGTGAAGCGCGCCATGTCGGCGGGCGAGGAGCGCGTCGGAAAGCTGGTCACCCAGCTGCTCGCGAGCGAGCGCGTCATGCACGGGGTGCAGTCGGTGTTCGCCTCCGCGCTGACCGCCAAGTCCACCTTCGACCGGGGCGTCCGCACCGCGCTCGGGGCGGTGAGCCTGCCCACCACCGAGGAGGTGGAGGAGCTGCGCCGCAAGCTGGGCGAGCTCGAGGCGATGCTCGACGGGATCGCCGCCAAGGTGGACCGCCCGGCCGGCAAGCCGGGCGGCGGCTCGCACGACCCCGCCTGAGCGCCCATGCGCATCGCCTTCATCGATCGAAGCGGGGGCTGGCGCCCCCGCCCCGGCCAGCGGAGCTGGACCGGGGGCCCACCCCGCTCGCCGGGGCCCGTGCGCTGCCCGGCGCGGCATCCGCCGCGCGCCGGGCAGCGCCCCGGCGGGCTCGCTTCGCTCGCCGTGGGGTGACCATGCGCCGCATCGCCTTCATCAACGAGAAGGGCGGCACCTGCAAGACGACGCTGTGCGTGAACCTGGGGGCGTGGCTCGCCACCCGGCGGGGGCAGCGCGTGCTGCTCGCCGACCTCGACACGCAGGGGCACGCCGGCAAGTCGCTGGGCGTGGACGTGCGCACGATCTCGCCCACGGTGAAGGAGCTCCTGCTCGGCACCGCCCCGCTCGACGCGGTGGTGCGCGCGTCGGCGGTGCCGGGGCTCGATCTCTTGCCCGCCAACAAGAGCCTGGCCGACTTCCCGCTCGAGGTGGCGAGCCGCGCCGATCGGAGCGCCCGGCTGCGCGAGGTGATCGACGCGCTGCCGGCGGGGCGCTGGGACGTGGTGCTGTTCGACGCCCCGCCCTCGGTGTCGCTCGTCACCGACAACGTGCTGCGGGCCGCCACCGAGGTCGTGCTGCCCGTCGCGCTCACCTACCTCGCGCTCGACGGCTGCGCCGAGATCATGGACAGCCTCGCCCGCCTCCGGGCCGAGCGCGGGGAGGCGCCGGCGCTCGCGCTCGTCGTCCCGGCGCTCTACCGCAAGACGCAGCTCGCGGACGAGATCCTGGAGAAGCTCCGGGAGCGCTTCCCGCGCGAGCTGGCGCGGACCGTCCTCGGCTGGTCGGTGAAGGTGGACGAGGCCCAGAGCCGCGGGCTGACCGTCTTCGAGCACGCCCCCGGCTCGAGCGGCGCACAGGCGCTGGCCGCGCTCGCCGACGAGCTCCTGGAGCGCGCGCCGGCGGCGGCGGGGCGGGTGGCGGAGGGGTGAGCGGCAGGGCCCGTGAGCGGGGGCGGTCGCCCGCGGCGGGGGGCGAGCCCCGCCCTACTTGAGCTGATCCAGCTTCTTCTCCAGCTCGGCGATGCGGTCGGAGAGCGCGGTGAGCTCGCGGCGGACGTCGCCCACCGAGCCCATCCCCTCCACCGCGGTGCGGACGCGGTCGTCGACGCGCCGCTGGAACTGCGTGACGGCCTCCTGGGAGGCGGCCACCATCTCCTTGGCGCGGTCGGTCGTCTGCTGGCCGGACTTGAGCAGGGTCTGCACGCGCTGCTCGGCCGCCTGGCGCACCGCCTCGACCCGCCCCCGCAGCTCCGCCTGCGTGTCCTCGACGATCTGCGCCGCGCGCTCGCCGCCGTGGCGGATGAGGTCCTTGAGCGTGCGCAGGCTCATCTTGGAGGTCTTCTTCTCCTCCTCGAAGATGATCTGGGCCAGCGTGACGCTGGTGAGGTCTTCCTTGGTGCGGTTGTCGAGCACCTTCACCTCGGTGCCCGCCTTCACCATCTGCGCGATCTCGTCGAGCGTGACGTAGCGCGACTCCACGGTGTCGTAGAGCTTCCGGTTGGTGTAGCGCTTGATGATCTTCGGTTCGCGCGAGGCGTCGGAGGCTGAGGGTTCCGCGCCCGGGGTCTGCTCTTCGGTCATGTGGGAATCCTCCGGAGGAGGATGTGCAGGTGAGAGCGGCATTGTCTGGGCGGCCTCTCTTCCGGTCAAGGACATACCGTTGTACGCTCGGCGCCGCCAGCGGCGCGCGATGATCATCACCTGCCCCTCCTGCCAGACGCGCTTCCGCCTCGACCCGGACCGGCTGGGTCCGACGGGCGCCCGCATCCGCTGCAGCGCCTGCAAGGCCGTCTTCCGGCTCTTGCCCTCGGGCGCGGTCACGCCCGACGGAGCGGCGGAGCGGGCGCCGAGCCCGTCCGGGCCGGGGCAACCCGGGGGCGCCGCGCCTGCGCGCGCCGCGCGCGGAGCCGCCGCGCCGGCCGACCCGTTCGCGCCGGCCGGGCGGGAGCCCTTCGCCGCCGCCGACCCCTTCGCGGCCGACCTCGGCCCCGATCCCTTCAGCCTGGGCGCCGCCGCCACGCCGCCGCCGGTCGCGCCGGCCGCGGGCCTGCACGCCGCGGCCGAGGCGGCCGGCCCGCCGGCGGAGCGCCCTTCGCCACCGCCCCCGGCCCCCGACCCGGACGCGCTGTCGCTCGAGGAGGCCACCGCGCCGCCGCGAGGGTCCGCTCACCCGCCGCCGCTGCCCGCCCGGACACCGGCGCCGACCCCGAGCCTGTCGCTGGCCGACGAGGCCACCCAGCTCGTCGAGCCGCGGGCCGGCGAGCGCGTCGCGGAGGCCGCGGCCGAGCCCC
Protein-coding sequences here:
- a CDS encoding ArsA family ATPase, yielding MPGLALLDRRLLVVTGKGGVGKSTIATALALLAARRGRRVLVCEVNAQERVAPLLGAPPAGFETRQALPNLFTANVTPAEAMREYGLMTLRFKTLYDAVFENRVVRYFLRAVPSLSELVMLGKVLHEVRTEEHGRPRWDLVVLDAPATGHAVQLLRVPGALLETVPPGPLRRDAEWMHALLVDPRKTSLQIVTLPEEMPVNEAIELEAAVRTVLGVARGALFVNAMPEARFTPGETSVLSDLVAAAPPLGPAAAAARLQALRAEQAGRYLARARAAIDLPAVLVPLLARERWDLGAVEAVAAALEPALAGASPPPAGRR
- a CDS encoding ParA family protein; the encoded protein is MRRIAFINEKGGTCKTTLCVNLGAWLATRRGQRVLLADLDTQGHAGKSLGVDVRTISPTVKELLLGTAPLDAVVRASAVPGLDLLPANKSLADFPLEVASRADRSARLREVIDALPAGRWDVVLFDAPPSVSLVTDNVLRAATEVVLPVALTYLALDGCAEIMDSLARLRAERGEAPALALVVPALYRKTQLADEILEKLRERFPRELARTVLGWSVKVDEAQSRGLTVFEHAPGSSGAQALAALADELLERAPAAAGRVAEG
- a CDS encoding polyhydroxyalkanoate synthesis regulator DNA-binding domain-containing protein, with protein sequence MTEEQTPGAEPSASDASREPKIIKRYTNRKLYDTVESRYVTLDEIAQMVKAGTEVKVLDNRTKEDLTSVTLAQIIFEEEKKTSKMSLRTLKDLIRHGGERAAQIVEDTQAELRGRVEAVRQAAEQRVQTLLKSGQQTTDRAKEMVAASQEAVTQFQRRVDDRVRTAVEGMGSVGDVRRELTALSDRIAELEKKLDQLK
- a CDS encoding phasin family protein, which translates into the protein MILDELLRNPAVKRAMSAGEERVGKLVTQLLASERVMHGVQSVFASALTAKSTFDRGVRTALGAVSLPTTEEVEELRRKLGELEAMLDGIAAKVDRPAGKPGGGSHDPA